TAACGAAGCCCACCTCTCGTTTGGTCAGGTTGAATAGTGAGCTATAAAGAGCTCATTTATTTCAAGCTATCAAATCACATCAGTAGACACAGTGCATGATATGTTCTGTTTTACAAGAGAGTCGCTTTACGAGGAGAAAaccactcttttttattgatgtgattaacatgattaacatgattaaccagtgattaacatgatgacgaagaattGGTGATTAACCAGCATTTGACCGGTGGAATTGTCGCAAAACTACAAACAAACGTGAAATATATCGGTTAATCATTGTTAATAATCGATTTGGAATCACAAAACTTAAGTTTCTGATTAACAGATTAACTCATTAAccatgttaatcacaaaaGTGATTTCCCCCTCGTCGCTTTATCaattcgtttgtttattttttcctcAAATATCTCGCTATTTCGATTTTCAAAGGACTCTCAAACGTTCTgataatcaatttaaaaagctctgaaaattccaattggaaattattaattttccattttccgctTCTTGTTCCGCAAAATAGAACTTCTGTCATTAGATCATTTTCTGTTGCAATAAGTATACCTGCGACCTGCGTCACATCTGCTTCTTTTAAACGATCTTCTCACTTTGAGATTCTTTTCACAGAATTAAAGTTTCACTTACCTCGTATCGTAGCTAATttgcattttgaaaattacaacTCGTTGAAATTCCTATTTCGTTATAGTGACTCATGGATGGCACCACGTAGTCAACGTAGTCAACTCTCCATTTTTTGACACTTTTGCATGGCCACACCAATTTTGTTGTCACTTTTTAGCCAATCAACATATCACACGATTATTTCATCTACTTTGCCACGTTCGCTGGAATTGGAAATAGCGGTGTCGTGTAAGAATcatcgacaaaatttttactaTCGTACATTGTTATTTAGCAAGCTCAGCCGGCACATCATCAACGCTCCACCTCTCTAGTCTATAattgcaattaatttaatttatcacAATGTGGTTGTTAAATACTTTAGTAATTTTATCGGTATTCGGTGCAATTTACGGTGATGCCGATGTGAAAACTGAAGATGGAGTTTTGGTGTTAACAACAGACAATTTCCAGTCGGTCATTGAGAATAATGAATTCGTCCTAGTTGAATTCTGTAAGTATTTCGTGTGCACTTTTgtgtttgattgatttttctcGGACAGACGATTGATTGTCTTTTTTGAATAAGcagaaaatgctttttagtGTAGGCGGTAACGGAAAATGTGACCGGTTATTAACCTTATGTGTTTCCTTTGTATTCGTGTCAATGTTGCGCTATCTATTTTtccgacgattttttttgtcttaaaatgtaaattgattCGTCATCTCCATTTCTAGATGCACCATGGTGTGGACACTGCAAAAGTTTAGCTCCTGAATACGCCAAGGCTGCCAAGGAATTGGAAGAAAAAGGATCACCAATTAAACTCGGCAAGGTCGATGCAACCGAAGAAACAAAACTTGCCGAAGACTTTGCCATCCGTGGTTATCCAACATTGAAATTCTTCCGCAGTGGTTCACCAATTGAATACGGAGGTGGTAGACAAGCTGATGATATCGTTAACTGGTTGAGCAAGAAAACCGGACCAGCTGCTCTTGAAATTGAAACTGTTGAAGCCGCCGAAGAATTCATCAAGAGTCAACCGGTTGTCGTTGTCGGTTTCTTCAAGGATCGTGAATCTGCTGAAGCCAAGACATTCGTCAGTGTTGCCAATGGTGTTGACGATTTCCCATTCGCCATTACCAGCAACGAAGATGTCTATGCCAAATACGAAGCTCAATGCGGttccatcattttgttcaagaaCTTCGACGAAGGTAAATCCGTTTACGATGGAGAATCATCCGAAGAATCGATCAAGAAATTCGTCGCTGTCCAATCTATGCCATTGATTGTTGACTTCAATCATGAGTCGGCACAAAAGATCTTCGGCGGAGACATCAAGAGTCACTTGTTGATGTTCATTTCAAAGGAAGCCGGACATGTTGAAAAATACGCTGAACCAGCTAAGGAATTGTCGAGAGGATTCAGAAACAAAGTATTGTTCGTTACCATCGATGCTGACGAAGAAGACCATCAACGAATTTTGGAATTCTTCGGCATGAAAAAGGAAGAGGTCCCAGCTATGCGATTGATCCGTTTGGAAGACGATATGGCCAAATACAAGCCAAAGAATCCTGAATTGTCGCCAGAAAACATCAAGTCATTCGTACAAGACTTCTTGGATGGTAAATTGAAGCAACACTTGCTCAGCCAAGATCTTCCAGATGATTGGGACAAGACACCAGTCAAGACACTCGTATCGACCAACTTCGATGAAGTCGCTTTCAACAAAGACAAGGACGTTTTGGTTGAATTCTATGCTCCATGGTGCGGTCACTGCAAACAATGTAAGAACAAAAAAGACAGAAGTTGTCGGTGACATTTCTAATTATTCTTTTCTCTCTTTCTTGCAATTTATAGTGGCACCAATCTTCGATCAACTCGGCGAGAAATACAAGGATTCCGAGACAGTTGTCATCGCCAAAATCGATTCCACCGCCAACGAATTGGAGCACACCAAAATCACATCTTTCCCAACGTTGAAGTACTACAAGAAGGGCGACAATGAAGTCGTCGACTACAACGGCGAACGAACATTGGAAGGTTTCGTGAAGTTCATCGAAAGCGGCGGCCAACAGGTGGAAGAGGAAGCCGAAGATGCCGAAGATTCATCCGAAGAAAAGGAACATCCAAAAGACGAACTATAAGTTTACAATTGTTTTAGTTTCATCGTAATTCATTGCTGTGACTACTAACGAAAATATTAGACTGTCTTTTCCACTCCGTATTGCtacaaagaataaaaaaaagaagtaaaatgaTGGGTAGGAATGGGGGGTGAATCATtcgttttgttcaatttaaattcattttttttcgcatctTCGATTAaccattttgtattttgtgtataaCATTTCCGCTCGATGATGACAGAAATACTTAATTTTCAGATTCTTATATTTCGATGTTGTTTTAACATTCCTAAGTTAATAGTAGCACAGTTCAGCAAGCACATTTGAAATCTTTCGTTTTAAGGCATTATATGCATTAAGATGACGTTTAACACTAATTTAGAgtcgtttttcttttcctcTTATTTggtcttttcaaatttatattttaagttAAATCAACTGTGTAAAGGAGAGCATAACagctttttttaaaaaaggaaaataaattattttctcaaagaaatattttttaaataaaaaaaaaaattgaaaaataaaaccagAAACGAAAAgttgttttctttaaaataacaaaaactaattaaaatcGGCGAATCAGCCTGCGAAAACGAAGATAAGATAAGAAtaagtattttttttcgttaggTAATCTCTTCTTTTAAATCCaagaaaaatatcaacaagCGACAAATTACCAACGAAGCGATCCAACGAGTTTTCGTGCAAGAGATAACACATTATTTCGCATTATGTTGATAGGTTTCTTATAGTCTTCATGAACAAAGACGTGGTCTATCATTACTCGTCAACGTCAACAATTCAACGCAATTCGtatgcaatttttttgtattgagcgaaaaaatgtgttttgtatGAACCGGATTTCGATAGTTGAACAACTTTACAATCATCGTAAATAGTGCAGCAGGTTGTTTAGTATGTATCTACATAAGGTACAACATTGGCGAAATGTGTCAGTCATGATAACATGACAAAGAAGGTAACTTCCTTGGTAAGAATGTGAATGTTTGTGGAACGTGTGAAACGAAGGAAATATACTAGCTCAACACATTTTGATAACGAAACGTCTGTGAGAATTTTGGGGTTTTGGGGTGGAATGTACAATATTAACTGGTTGAACAACACTTTTCAACCAATCTTTTCCCGGGAATCGAACCTGCTGTCTTTGGGTGCGCTTCAGTCTTTTCGATCCCAGAAGTGCGCTACCACTTGCGAAAAGGTGATTTGCAGGCGCTTGAAAGTTAATTTAAGTTGACTATTTTCAATACACTTAACGACATCAAAGCAGGAGCTAAAATCGATTTACCGCAATAGACTAGTCATGGTCGAGTGacggagaaaattttttatatgctTATCAACTGGCAAACATAGTACTGTCGACATATCttgagtgatgtcaaagtcagcttcggtgcttgacagtgctaTGATGAAACTTATCAATTAGCATAATTTCAAGAAAACCTTAGAGTAAACCATAGAGGTagtaaacgttgaaattcctTAGTAAGTATCGACTTTAACTGCGGCTTATTAAAAGCTGAAAAGCACTTCCTAGAGGGGTCCACATCAACCAAAATTAGGCCGAAAgtacacgagcaattttgcatttATCCTGTGTTGAATATCGAGTTACATTGAAAAActcagcataattgtcgatcaactcaaaattgctcgtgccttagacattcgatatttttcgctATCCCTATTCAAAGATTGCGCTCGCCGTTTAGCGGCACCTGGTCATAGACAAAATGTAATGGTGCAATCCTCATATCGTTTTTTCTTGTATGAGGGGCAGATATTTGTTAATTTCATTGACAAAggtttttcagaaaaattttagaggATTTTTGATCGTTTTCCAATGATTTTTACTGGTTCTGGATggatttccaaagaattttgtcatttttatttctttttatttgattttcttgaatcttttaaaggattttttatgattttgaagattttcttgaggatttttctatgaatttgaggattttctttcgtaaaatattgAAGGATTTTCTAGCGATTTCCTTTTGACTGACAgaggattttctatgaatatttGAACCTCGATAGTCCCTTCGACAATTTagatttcaatcaaaataatttaattttcagattttctgcCTAACtgaaacttcatttttcgGCTTTATATCAAgttcaagtaaaatttattcacATACACGTGGCCTTAACATGCAGATATGCCAAATATATAATACCATTTGTGTAAACATCTTTTCTGCTTCGTAAAATAGACTAATTTCCATACCTACATTATACTTTCAACGCCTATATATGTATGAATTGTGAATATATTTGTGACACGTCGAGAAAATGAAGACAATTTTAGATGAGAAAAAAGCATCACTGAAAACGGAAAATTAGGTGAATCATGCGCAGTGTTGCATTACGTTTACGTTTGAAAGTGCTGACgcgttcatttcatttgatgtgtaaattttaaaatacaaaaaaaaatcgtggtCGGTAGTCATGCGAagataataaaaataacaattttaatgaactttTGTTATGATAACAGCGGCTGAAACATCTAACAGCAGTTCACGACctgtttttattcatttatatgcACGATAATAGAACTAGGTGGTATTGTTATTCGATTTCGATAACAGTCAAACTTCAcgcaaaaattataaaactaCTGAAAAATAGCATAAATTGATGGGTAATAACCATTGGGTATATGAATTGTACATCTTCTTATGTTAGAAAATGTATTCAAAGAATCAAATCTAACcgctaataaaaaaaacgatttagaCCTTGGTTGCTCATTATATTGAACCAATTTTAAtctgtaaaacaaaaataagaaatttctattttcagtTACAGTATTACAAGTTCTGTAAATTTCATTGTCTTATCAACGCTTAATAAACACATTAGGTACCTATCTAACGAACCAACTATAAACACGTTGTTTAAAATAacattaatattttattcaaaatttcctAGAGCTGCGATAAACAACCATATTTGCTCtattaatattaatttattcattgaaTTACGTGTACATCTActattttagtaaatttggAAATCTAAGTGTCTGACGTGTCCTGAACCCAGATGTTAATTcagatgaaatgaaaatttctttttgtataatttgaatgcataaaatttggtttttagtAGGGGCCCCCattaaatgaacaattttctaaCTAAATTCTATTGACTTGGCGATTGGTACATCCAACTGCTGTTTGCGTAAGGTAATATTTTCCACAAGGTAAGCATATTACCAATACATTTATCGAGTGTGGTAATTCCCCTCATCTCATTCATTCTAcagaaagtaaaaaattctttcacttCTACAACTGtaagaaacattttactaTTACATTAACTATGATGAAACCACATCAAGCAAAGAATGTTGTTTTAATTCTTACCTGTCAGAAAAACTGATCAAATGCTATTGAAAGACGCAAAAATATGCAAAGTATAAAGatctgaatttgttttttttttgtcgacagGGGGTCGACAGTGGAGCAGTGTGAACACATTCTACAGGGTAGTGCCATATTGAAAACTTTCTACTAATATATAAGTTCACTGGTTGGGAGTAGTTGTTCACTAGCCAGATAAACCAGCAGCATAGACACCTTCAGTTCGATTCCAGTATGAAGGTAGACATCTTAGACTCTATATGGTGTTAAAGTCTCGGTTAAAGTGCTGAACGTCCGTTGTGATTTGTGGTGTCGCCCACCCCTTGCAAAGATAATGGAAGATCGGTGTAAGGACGAAAATTGGTAGGGAATCAGAAAATGTATCACTCTCGCAATAAGTATCAGAACGAGCTCGAGTGTATTCAAAATTCGCTTGAAACTGCTCGTCTTCTGGAGCATTTCAAGGTATTTTAAGTATATGTCGCTTTTGTTGTCACAGTTTGGTGATTCTATAAATTGTACTAGTGAGTGACGAAGGGTAATCTAGCAATGACGAGATTCGATGTGTTTTAAGTTTTCGCGTATTATTTACTTGTTGTAATCTTTCGTTCGTtatggtgaaaaaaaaactggcaCTGAAAAATGAATCCATCGATGTTTGAAAAACAAATGCACTTGTCCTTAATTTGGTATCTACTCGTATGAAGTATTTGATTTACTTAGCCATTCACAGCTAAGCTAAATAGTAAATCTCTTCTAATCAGCAAAACTCAAGTACACTTAAATGACATAAATGTTCGGAAATCTTTTTCACTTCTAAGATTGGAAATTAATCTATTTTGTTCAGATAAGAGTTGAAGACTGAATTGCTAAAAATACCGTCATCGAACAATTACCACAACTTTAGCAAAGAACGCCAAATACTGAGATAGGAGGTGTGTATTGAACACTTTAGCGTAGAGATACATAAAGCATTTAAGAGATATCGGTTTTGGTgtaattttgtacattttttctaaattctGAGAAGTTGCTATAAGATAATGGGACGCAACTTCTTGGAAGGCAGTTAATGATTTCTTTAACCGCAAACACAATAACGATCGTCCGAACTTTGCGTTAATACCGGAAGGCCACTCCAAAATAATGTTATGTGCGAGGATATATGCAGCTCCTAGGCATTTGACTCTTTCAATGATGTAGGATGGGCATTTAACTCTTTAGGGTGGGCATTTGCATTAGA
This region of Bradysia coprophila strain Holo2 chromosome IV, BU_Bcop_v1, whole genome shotgun sequence genomic DNA includes:
- the LOC119066839 gene encoding protein disulfide-isomerase, with translation MWLLNTLVILSVFGAIYGDADVKTEDGVLVLTTDNFQSVIENNEFVLVEFYAPWCGHCKSLAPEYAKAAKELEEKGSPIKLGKVDATEETKLAEDFAIRGYPTLKFFRSGSPIEYGGGRQADDIVNWLSKKTGPAALEIETVEAAEEFIKSQPVVVVGFFKDRESAEAKTFVSVANGVDDFPFAITSNEDVYAKYEAQCGSIILFKNFDEGKSVYDGESSEESIKKFVAVQSMPLIVDFNHESAQKIFGGDIKSHLLMFISKEAGHVEKYAEPAKELSRGFRNKVLFVTIDADEEDHQRILEFFGMKKEEVPAMRLIRLEDDMAKYKPKNPELSPENIKSFVQDFLDGKLKQHLLSQDLPDDWDKTPVKTLVSTNFDEVAFNKDKDVLVEFYAPWCGHCKQLAPIFDQLGEKYKDSETVVIAKIDSTANELEHTKITSFPTLKYYKKGDNEVVDYNGERTLEGFVKFIESGGQQVEEEAEDAEDSSEEKEHPKDEL